The Coffea arabica cultivar ET-39 chromosome 1e, Coffea Arabica ET-39 HiFi, whole genome shotgun sequence genome has a window encoding:
- the LOC113690779 gene encoding uncharacterized protein, with product MSDFGDEQGTSSSSDEDDVLFAAGAALLFGPNAEPYGGPLQKVPCRTSALSGRHWVEEVLSGHHTRIMDATRLNVDSFMRLCQLLAECGFVPQNHQKRVTIEEALAMTLVMMSHNMRMRMIADRFNHSTETVHRNIHEVIRGLCTFAQFAITPRWQDEIHPKILNDTRFYPWFEDCVGAIDGTHIPACAPRGQQVAYTNRHGVQSQNVLAVCDHDMRFVYVYAGWEGSAHDARVLDGALTGPNHFPMPPTGKYYLVDSAYRNLPGFLPPYRGRQADVSGRRRGRFATAKELFNYRHSALRNVIERSFGVLKRRFAILRGAVPNYMMTTQINVVIACCAVHNFIRDQQPNDMYFADAEEGDLDIHGAIPPYPEIQPLHSPPEVVEQWIGMRDTLATHMFNAYRNRR from the exons ATGAGCGACTTCGGAGATGAGCAGGGGACCAGCTCGTCTTCGGACGAAGACGATGTTCTTTTTGCTGCGGGTGCTGCGCTGCTATTTGGACCAAATGCAGAACCATACGGAGGTCCACTCCAGAAGGTGCCATGCAGGACGTCTGCGCTGTCAGGACGACACTGGGTTGAGGAAGTGCTGTCAGGCCACCATACCCGGATCATGGATGCAACAAGGCTAAACGTTGATTCTTTCATGAGGTTGTGCCAGCTTTTGGCCGAATGCGGATTTGTTCCCCAAAATCATCAGAAAAGGGTTACAATAGAGGAGGCACTTGCGATGACATTGGTCATGATGAGCCACAACATGAGAATGCGTATGATTGCTGATCGATTTAACCATTCGACGGAGACAGTACATCGAAATATTCACGAAGTCATTCGGGGCCTATGCACCTTCGCGCAATTCGCAATTACTCCAAGATGGCAGGATGAAATTCATCCGAAAATTCTTAATGACACGAGGTTTTATCCTTGGTTTGAA gaCTGCGTCGGAGCTATTGATGGGACACATATACCTGCTTGTGCCCCAAGAGGACAACAAGTGGCATACACTAATCGACACGGTGTACAGTCACAAAATGTTTTGGCTGTGTGCGACCATGATATGCGATTTGTGTACGTGTATGCCGGTTGGGAAGGAAGTGCACATGATGCCCGAGTCTTAGATGGGGCTTTGACCGGCCCAAATCACTTCCCCATGCCTCCTACAG GAAAATATTATTTGGTTGACTCCGCGTATCGAAACTTGCCCGGTTTCTTACCACCATATAGGGGACGCCAAGCTGATGTTAGTGGTCGCAGGAGGGGGAGATTTGCAACTGCGAAAGAGCTGTTTAATTACCGGCACTCTGCACTACGGAATGTCATAGAGCGAAGTTTCGGTGTCCTAAAAAGGAGATTTGCCATTTTAAGGGGAGCCGTTCCGAACTACATGATGACAACACAGATAAATGTAGTTATTGCTTGTTGTGCCGTGCATAACTTCATTAGGGATCAACAACCGAATGACATGTACTTTGCTGACGCGGAGGAGGGAGATCTAGATATTCATGGTGCAATTCCTCCTTATCCCGAGATACAGCCATTGCATTCTCCGCCTGAAGTTGTTGAGCAATGGATTGGCATGAGAGACACACTGGCTACGCATATGTTCAATGCCTATAGAAATAGGCGATAA
- the LOC113688749 gene encoding uncharacterized protein, protein MPSKRRRSLSGPTTPPRLSEPSSVHSATDSNDYIQSLVNYFRGKQYAWTVYHSKLARLKKIWRCFAKLKGLRQTSETGIGWDENRRCFLGEPSQWNNLCLENKDYGYFRSGQCVDKYAILHEVFEAETATGSQAQASSVPPSIYNPRKRAGQSSGQVFSSPLGDEIYNAGQGTGFDEDTPIAGVKRGSSSQGITSSGPSASRGSKSSRTSSDPFVECANSLSTLANSKLHIRSRRESEKDKFGPEMGAQVVESFKELDKEVKLAAVLALQDDKWRKTFLSLSREMQEFWLQTLQKPPPKGPDGK, encoded by the exons ATGCCCAGCAAGCGGAGGAGATCACTGTCCGGCCCTACTACTCCACCCCGTCTTTCTGAACCTTCATCCGTCCACTCCGCCACAGACTCGAACGACTACATCCAGTCCCTCGTCAACTATTTCAGA GGGAAGCAATATGCATGGACAGTGTACCATTCTAAACTGGCACGGTTGAAGAAGATTTGGCGCTGCTTTGCCAAGTTAAAGGGTCTGCGACAAACTTCCGAAACTGGTATTGGTTGGGACGAGAATAGGAGGTGCTTCTTGGGAGAACCCTCTCAATGGAACAATTTGTGCCTG GAGAATAAGGATTATGGATACTTTAGATCCGGCCAATGTGTCGACAAATACGCAATCCTGCACGAGGTCTTTGAAGCAGAAACCGCCACAGGGAGTCAAGCGCAGGCATCTTCAGTACCGCCTTCAATTTACAATCCACGCAAACGAGCTGGCCAAAGTTCTGGGCAGGTTTTCTCATCGCCCCTGGGAGATGAAATCTACAATGCCGGGCAGGGGACTGGTTTCGATGAAGATACTCCAATTGCTGGAGTGAAGCGAGGTTCAAGCAGCCAGGGGATAACGAGCTCGGGCCCGAGTGCATCCCGGGGAAGCAAGTCAAGTAGAACTTCGTCTGATCCATTCGTGGAGTGTGCCAACTCACTATCCACCCTAGCGAATTCTAAGCTGCATATCAGGAGTCGCCGAGAATCTGAAAAGGATAAATTTGGACCGGAAATGGGAGCCCAGGTTGTGGAATCGTTCAAAGAACTGGACAAAGAGGTGAAGCTCGCTGCAGTTTTGGCACTCCAAGACGACAAGTGGCGGAAGACTTTCCTGAGTCTTAGTCGCGAGATGCAGGAGTTTTGGTTGCAGACTCTACAGAAACCCCCTCCTAAGGGACCCGATGGAAAGTAG
- the LOC113688761 gene encoding dirigent protein 22-like has protein sequence MASTISAFNISTIAILIFFMPIHVTCKQKHEFVKEINKEALELRAEKLSHFRFFWHDIGTGMHPTSVTVVKPLPKFRNGFGFVNVIDNPVTIESELSSKLVARAQGCYASASQAELALLMIMNFVFVEGKYNGSTITLLGRNPVFHKVREMPVIGGSGLLRFARGYAQARTHSFNLKTGEATVEYNIYVMHY, from the coding sequence ATGGCCAGTACTATCTCAGCCTTCAACATCTCCACCATTGCCatcctcattttcttcatgcCTATTCATGTCACCTGTAAGCAAAAGCATGAGTTTGTCAAAGAAATTAACAAAGAAGCACTCGAACTAAGAGCAGAAAAGCTAAGCCATTTTAGATTCTTCTGGCATGATATTGGCACTGGTATGCACCCCACTTCAGTCACAGTAGTGAAGCCACTACCAAAATTCCGTAATGGGTTTGGCTTTGTTAACGTGATCGATAATCCAGTGACCATAGAATCTGAGCTGAGCTCCAAACTAGTTGCAAGAGCACAAGGGTGCTATGCATCAGCTTCACAAGCGGAGTTGGCTCTGTTGATGATaatgaattttgtttttgttgaagGGAAGTATAATGGAAGCACTATCACCTTGCTAGGGAGGAATCCGGTGTTCCACAAGGTTAGGGAGATGCCGGTGATCGGGGGAAGTGGGCTTCTCCGGTTTGCTCGGGGCTATGCTCAGGCTAGAACTCATTCCTTTAATCTCAAGACTGGTGAAGCTACTGTTGAGTATAACATCTATGTAATGCACTACTGA